One Aegilops tauschii subsp. strangulata cultivar AL8/78 chromosome 7, Aet v6.0, whole genome shotgun sequence genomic window carries:
- the LOC109762927 gene encoding uncharacterized protein, with protein sequence MATPSHAHGLPLVPLRTLLLALPLLSLILLLTLHLPPRHHPAPPAPLILPTPLRTTAAAAQPKPKADPSSSSSPSPTTLSHVVFGVASSRRTLPLRLPLLRLWLHPPARAFLFLDAPPRAASVPANLHLRVSRDASRFPYSYRKGLPSAVRVARIAKELLLELRQQQQHQSPPPRWLVLADDDTAFVLPNLLHTLSKYDWHEPWYLGAPSESAAQNVWHGFNMAYGGGGIAISWPLAARLARVLDSCIIRYPHLYGSDSRIYACLAELGVELTHEPGFHQIDLHGDISGFLRAHPLAPLVSLHHLDHVYPLYPGMDRAKAVEHLFRAANADPARILQQTVCYDHSRSLTASVAWGYSVQVFKGNVLLPDILAVQKTFVPWRRGRNVTDVFMFSTKHYPRDECKRAALFFLKSISSGKGKTESNYSRQLPQKCLPNLIQLRNMQQIKVRSELLHLVPGKALRRHCCDIVPSSSEITMDIDIRKCKDDELIAMHS encoded by the exons ATGGCAACGCCGTCGCACGCGCACGGGCTCCCGCTCGTGCCCCTCCGGACGCTCCTGCTCGCCTTGCCGCTCTTGTCGCTCATCCTCCTCCTCACGCTGCACCTCCCGCCGCGCCACCACCCGGCCCCTCCTGCCCCCCTCATCCTCCCCACGCCCCTCcggaccaccgccgccgccgcccagcctAAGCCCAAGGCcgacccctcctcctcctcgtcgccctcGCCGACGACGCTCTCGCACGTGGTGTTCGGGGTGGCCTCCTCCCGCCGCACGCTGCCGCtgcgcctccctctcctccgccTCTGGCTCCACCCGCCCGCGCGCGCCTTCCTCTTCCTCGACGCGCCGCCCCGCGCTGCCTCCGTCCCGGCGAACCTCCACCTCCGCGTCTCCCGCGACGCCTCCCGCTTCCCCTACTCCTACCGGAAGGGCCTCCCCTCCGCGGTCCGCGTCGCGCGTATCGCCAAGGAGCTCCTCCTCGAGCTccgccagcagcagcagcaccagTCGCCGCCGCCGAGGTGGCTCGTGCTCGCCGACGATGACACCGCCTTCGTCCTCCCCAACCTCCTCCACACCCTCTCTAAGTACGACTGGCACGAGCCATGGTACCTCGGCGCGCCTTCCGAGTCCGCCGCGCAGAACGTCTGGCACGGCTTCAACATGGCCTATGGCGGCGGCGGCATCGCCATCAGCTGGCCCCTCGCAGCGCGCCTGGCCCGCGTGCTTGACTCCTGCATCATCAGGTACCCCCACCTCTACGGCAGCGACTCCAGGATCTACGCCTGCCTCGCCGAGCTCGGCGTCGAGCTCACCCACGAGCCAGGATTCCACCAG ATCGACCTTCATGGGGATATATCTGGATTTCTAAGAGCACATCCTCTTGCTCCTTTAGTGTCACTTCACCACCTTGATCATGTCTATCCTCTTTACCCTGGTATGGATCGTGCAAAGGCGGTTGAGCATTTGTTCCGAGCAGCTAATGCTGACCCAGCGAGGATCCTTCAACAAACAGTGTGCTATGACCATTCAAGATCACTTACTGCTTCAGTAGCATGGGGCTATTCTGTCCAGGTTTTCAAAGGCAATGTACTGCTTCCTGACATCCTTGCTGTGCAAAAAACCTTTGTGCCATGGAGAAGAGGTCGCAATGTTACGGATGTTTTTATGTTTAGCACCAAGCATTATCCAAGGGACGAGTGCAAACGAGCTGCTCTTTTCTTCCTAAAAAGTATTTCTTCCGGCAAAGGCAAGACGGAAAGCAATTACAGTAGGCAGCTGCCCCAGAAATGCTTGCCAAACTTGATTCAGTTGAGGAATATGCAACAAATAAAAGTGAGATCAGAGCTACTGCATCTGGTTCCTGGGAAG GCTTTAAGACGACACTGCTGTGACATCGTACCTTCTTCATCTGAAATCACCATGGACATTGACATCAGGAAATGCAAAGATGATGAATTGATCGCGATGCATTCGTAG
- the LOC109762930 gene encoding polycomb group protein FIE1 — MARLGPGQGLGCEAAVGSLAPSRSREYKLCSKHTEGKRPLYAIGFNFIDARYYDVFATVGGNRVTTYRGLPDGNLAVLQAYIDADDAQSFYTLSWACDLDGTPLLVAAGSNAVIRVINCATEKLFKSFLGHGDSINEIRTQPLKPSLFISASKDESVRLWNVHTGICILIFAGGGGHRNEVLSVDFHPSDIYRIASCGMDNTVKIWSMKEFWPYVEKSFTWTDLPSKFPTKFVQFPLMTSVVHSNYVDCTRWLGDFILSKSVDNEIVLWEPKIKEQGPGEGSIDVLQKYPVPDCDIWFIKFSCDFHFNQLAIGNREGKIYVWEVQASPPVLITRLSSPQCKMPIRQTAVSFDGSTILACGEDGSIYRWDEVEHQAAKN; from the exons ATGGCGAGGCTGGGCCCGGGGCAGGGGTTGGGGTGCGAGGCGGCGGTGGGGTCGCTGGCGCCCAGCCGGAGCCGGGAGTACAAGCTCTGCAGCAAGCACACCGAGGGCAAGCGCCCGCTCTACGCCATCGGCTTCAACTTCATCGACGCCCGCTACTACGACGTCTTCGCCACCGTCGGCGGGAATCGT GTGACGACGTACCGTGGCCTCCCCGACGGTAACTTGGCTGTTCTGCAAGCATACATTGATGCGGAC GATGCTCAGTCATTCTACACTCTGAGCTGGGCTTGTGACCTTGACGGCACACCACTGCTAGTGGCAGCAGGAAGCAATGCGGTCATTCGGGTCATCAACTGTGCCACCGAGAAGTTGTTTAAG AGTTTTCTTGGCCATGGTGATTCAATAAATGAGATAAGAACTCAACCATTGAAGCCTTCGCTCTTCATTTCTGCAAGCAAG GACGAGTCTGTTAGGCTATGGAATGTCCATACAGGTATCTGCATCTTGATTTTTGCTGGAGGAGGTGGTCACCGTAATGAAGTATTGAGTGTT GACTTCCACCCTTCTGATATCTACCGAATTGCCAGTTGTGGCATGGATAATACTGTTAAAATCTGGTCAATGAAAG AATTTTGGCCATACGTGGAGAAATCCTTTACATGGACTGACCTTCCATCAAAATTTCCAACAAAATTTGTCCAATTTCCG CTTATGACTTCCGTGGTGCATTCTAACTATGTTGACTGTACTAGGTGGCTTGGTGACTTCATCCTGTCGAAG AGTGTTGACAATGAAATTGTTCTGTGGGAGCCAAAAATAAAAGAGCAGGGTCCTGGCGAG GGTAGCATTGATGTTCTTCAGAAGTACCCTGTGCCCGATTGTGACATTTGGTTTATCAAATTCTCATGTGATTTTCACTTCAATCAATTAGCAATAG GCAACCGCGAAGGCAAAATCTATGTGTGGGAAGTGCAGGCGAGCCCTCCTGTGCTAATTACCCG GCTGAGTAGTCCGCAATGCAAAATGCCAATAAGGCAGACTGCAGTGTCGTTTGATGGAAG CACGATCCTTGCCTGCGGCGAGGATGGCAGCATATACCGCTGGGACGAAGTGGAACATCAAGCTGCGAAAAATTGA